ATGGTCTTTAGAGACTGGCGCAGGTTCGGAGCTCCGCCAAAGACACTGGCGCCTTCGGTGAAAGAACTGGTACTGGCCATGACAGGCTCTTTATAGTGCCTGGTCAGGTGACTGCGATGGTAAGAGCAACATCCCTGGCTGCCATGACTGTGTGGCAAACAGCCATGTATTCCCAAGGCTGCATACATAGCCCCTATAGGCTGACAGGTTTTGGCAGGGTTAATACGCAAAGCCTGCCTCTCAACTATCTCTTTAGGCGTATGGTCAAGCATAGCTTTTTCTCCTCTCTAAGTTATCCTGTTGGGTTACTCGTTCAACTCTGCCTTAAGTGTCGGCCCTTTTTCCCAAGGAGCCTTGAGCAGCTTCCAGGCCGGATTGTGGATCATCATGTCTATCTCGCGGGCAAAATTAACCGCTCCCCTGAATCCTGCGAATGGACCTGAGTAATCATAGTTGTGAAGCTGTTTGGAAGGTACGCCAAACTTCTCAATAATGTACTTGTCTTTAATTCCGGAGCAGACCATATCCGGCTTCATCTTTTTGATCAGGTACTCCAGTTCGATGTGGCTTATGTCATCAATAACCAAAGTGCCTTCGCCCATGTCCTCCCACATTCCGCCATAGGTACCAATCACACCCTCTTCCTTAAGGACTTTATAGTATTCGGGATCTATCCGCGGCTTGTATCTTTCCGGGTCCGGCTCTACTTTCAATTCCTCGATATTCTTGTTGTCCGCGTCTATCTTGATGGTCGGAATAACGTGACGGCCTTCGTAGTCGTCGCGGTGAGCAAATTCATAACCGGCAACAACCGGTTCCATGCCCAGATCACGAAAGAGATCCTGGTAGTGGTGA
This genomic interval from Desulfovulcanus ferrireducens contains the following:
- a CDS encoding nitrogenase component 1; amino-acid sequence: FIGIKAMAKSLRKIARVFNDPELTERVEKVIEEETAEAEAKIAPYKERLKGKSVMLFVGGSRAHHYQDLFRDLGMEPVVAGYEFAHRDDYEGRHVIPTIKIDADNKNIEELKVEPDPERYKPRIDPEYYKVLKEEGVIGTYGGMWEDMGEGTLVIDDISHIELEYLIKKMKPDMVCSGIKDKYIIEKFGVPSKQLHNYDYSGPFAGFRGAVNFAREIDMMIHNPAWKLLKAPWEKGPTLKAELNE